The following DNA comes from bacterium.
CACGGTCAAAGACAGCCGCGTGCTCCGCGAACTCTATCGGCAGGCCTCTTCCACCTCCATGTCGGCCATTGGTCGATGGGAGGCGCAGCGCATGCAGGAGATGCACGCTTATGTGAGTCTGCGCGGCATGGAGAACGCCATGGAGATGTCTGATGTGACGGCCGAGCAGATGAAGCTGTATCAACAGCATTGGTGGAAGCCCGTGCATCTGGACATCCGCGTTCCCCGCACCAGATGGGTGGTGCTGCGCTGGCCCAACCCCAGTATGGCGCAGCTGGCTAAAATGAGCACCGAAGCGTTTGAACGATTTTACTTTGATGTGTGCACGCTGGATTACGGCAGGATGGCCCGGGCGATGAAGAACCTGGCCGCCTTAATGCGCCGGACCGACCGGGTGCGCATCACCGGCCCGGGCACAGAGCTCTCGTTCTCCATTAAGAACATACCGGTGATCCCCTGCAGCGGATCCCACAACCTGCCGGACGGCGAAATCTTTACCGCGCCGGTGCGCGATTCGGTGAACGGCCGGGTCCGGTTCACCGCTCCGACCATCTACCAGAGCGTGGTGCATGAGAACGTCGAACTGGTTTTTCGCAACGGCAAAATCATCCGCGCCAAATCGGACAAGCGCGAAATCCTCAACGCCGTCCTGGACACGGACGAGGGCAGCCGCTACATCGGCGAATTCGCCCTGGGGGTGAATCCGCACATCACCCGGCCGATGCTCGACATTTTATTCGATGAAAAGATCAGCGGTTCATTTCATTTTACCCCGGGCAACAGCTATGACAACGCATCCAACGGCAACCGCTCCCAGGTGCACTGGGATATGGTGTGCATCCAGACGCCGGAGTACGGCGGCGGCGAGATCTATTTCGACGACCGACTGATCCGAAAAGACGGCCTGTTTGTGCCCAGAGAGTTGCAGCAGTTGAATCCGCAAAACCTGCTGGACTAGGAGTGCACGGCGGGGCTCAGCCTGCGCCGCAGAGACGGTCCTGGAACGACCGTAAACATACAATCAGAAAGGACGAGGATGAAGATCGCCATTGAATACTGCACACAATGAGACTATTACCCGAGAGCAGCCAGTTTGGCTGACGCGCTGAAAAAAGAAAAGAACGTACCGGTCACATTAGTCGAATCCAGCGGCGGCGTTTTTGAAGTATTCCGCGACGGACAGAAGATATATTCCAAAAAAGCAACCGGCCGATTCCCGACCCTTGACGAAATCCTCAAACTTCTGTGAACGCCTCCCCTCGGCCCACTGATCAAGAAAGGACTAAAATACGAAAATAAAAAAAGAGGACGCCACCCTAGACAACGCTTGGCGCGCTGTGGCCGACATGGATTATCGCCGTGCGACTGAGATCGCCGAAGTGATGCTGAGCAAGGATGGAGATGATCCGGATGCCCTTACGCTGCTCAGCCGTATTCAAGTGGGCACAGGAAAGATCGAACAAGCTCACCAGACCTACTCCTACATCTACAACCATAAAAAAATGGCCGCCGGCATGCGTGCAGAAGCCGCGATGGTGCTCGGCCGTCTTCCTGAAGCCCTGTCCCTGCTGCAAAAAGAATTAAAAGAGGATCCGCAACAGCCCGAGCTGCTTTTCATCGCCGCGCTGATCGAATATCAACTCGGCCACATTCAACGAGTGGAGGACTATATGCTCGCGGCGTTGGAGAGCGGCCTGGATTGGGACGACGAAGATCCCATCACCCTGGTGGTGGAACACTGTTTGACCGGACCGGAATATTTGGATCTCGAACACATCTATCTCGATTGCCAGGATCAGCTTTTCGAAGGAAAAGGCGGATCGAAAAACCGTTGGTTCAGTCTGAACATGTCCATCTATGAGCTGTACACCGCGTCCACCCCCGCCAAGCGCAACAAGATCGCAACCGATCTGCTCTATCTGCTGGATGGACCGGAGGATCTAACGCCGGCTTGCGGCAAAAAGAAACTGCGCGCCATTCTGACCGATTTCTCCCACAACGAGCAGGACGCCCGTTTCGGCCTGGAAGGCCTCAAACTGCTGGACGCGGGCCGGTACGACGAACTCGCACGCATGGTGCTGGCGCTGCAGCTCGAACATCTCAAAGAGTTCTCCACCGTGGTGGACATTCAGTTTGATCAGATGAACAGCAGTTCCCTGCAGTCGCTGACCACCAAATTGCCCATGCGCATGGCCATCGGCCTGCTCACGCTCTATGCCATGGCCACCTCTGAGGATCGCAAGTTCCAGTTGATGGAGCAGGAGATCGAAACGGATTTGAGCGCCGCCTTGATCACCGCCTGCTTCAGTGCTTTTTACCAGGAAATCAATATGTACAAAAAACGGCAGCAGCCGCAGCCCGCAAAAAAGAAAAAGTAACTCCGGCGTTGGCCTTGGCCGAAGCCGCAGCATCTGTTTCCGCCATCATGGGAGGTGACACTATGTTGTCTGAATTCCGCAACGAACCATACGTTGATTTCAGCAAACCGGAAAACCGGAAAGCCCAGGAGGAAGCGCTCAACCGTATCAGCCGCGAATTCTCCAACGAATACGGTCTGTTCATCAACGGACACGAGGTTAAAACCGGCAAGACGTTCAAATCCTACAATCCCTCGCATAAAGACCAGGTGCTGGCAGTCTTTCACAAGGCGGGCAAGGAACAAGTGGACCTGGCGCTGCAGGCTGCGCTGGCCGCCCAGGAGCAGTGGAAAACCGTCGCCGCCAAAGAGCGGGCCGCCGTTCTGCTCAAGGCCGCGCAAATCCTGCGCCGACGCAAGGCGGAGGTGAACGCATGGATGATCTCCGAAGCCGGAAAGACCTGGATCGAGGCAGAGGCGGACACAGCAGAGGCCATCGATTTTCTTGACTTTTACGGCCGTGAGGCGGTCCGGTGGAGCGAGATCAAGGGCGCTCTTCCGTTTCCCAACGAAATGACCGAACTGCGCTACATCCCCCTGGGTGTCGGAGCCATCATCCCGCCATGGAACTTTCCCATGGCGATCCTCACCGGCATGACCAGCGCCGCTCTGGTCACCGGCAACGCCGTGCTGCTCAAGCCGGCCTCTGACACGCCGGCCATCGGATGGCAATTCGTCAAGATCATGCAGGAAGCCGGTCTGCCGGC
Coding sequences within:
- a CDS encoding aminopeptidase: MNDPRYDRLARIIVRHSTRLKKGEKILIEAIDIPSDMIIAVMRAAHQAGAVPFVTVKDSRVLRELYRQASSTSMSAIGRWEAQRMQEMHAYVSLRGMENAMEMSDVTAEQMKLYQQHWWKPVHLDIRVPRTRWVVLRWPNPSMAQLAKMSTEAFERFYFDVCTLDYGRMARAMKNLAALMRRTDRVRITGPGTELSFSIKNIPVIPCSGSHNLPDGEIFTAPVRDSVNGRVRFTAPTIYQSVVHENVELVFRNGKIIRAKSDKREILNAVLDTDEGSRYIGEFALGVNPHITRPMLDILFDEKISGSFHFTPGNSYDNASNGNRSQVHWDMVCIQTPEYGGGEIYFDDRLIRKDGLFVPRELQQLNPQNLLD
- a CDS encoding aldehyde dehydrogenase family protein, which codes for MLSEFRNEPYVDFSKPENRKAQEEALNRISREFSNEYGLFINGHEVKTGKTFKSYNPSHKDQVLAVFHKAGKEQVDLALQAALAAQEQWKTVAAKERAAVLLKAAQILRRRKAEVNAWMISEAGKTWIEAEADTAEAIDFLDFYGREAVRWSEIKGALPFPNEMTELRYIPLGVGAIIPPWNFPMAILTGMTSAALVTGNAVLLKPASDTPAIGWQFVKIMQEAGLPAGVLNFIPGSGAEIGDYLVSHPQIRFISFTGSKEVGLHITELAARCAPGQIWIKRVVAEMGGKDSIVVDSDCDLNEAATAIVSSAFGYQGQKCSACSRAIVVEQVYDQLLDLITEKTKALSVGPSENPSMYMGPVINAAAEKKILEYIEIGKKEGRLLTGGAKAAGDGYFIQPTIFADIQPGARLDQEEIFGPVLAAIKAKNFDQALAIA